The sequence AGGCGACGAGCCGAAACCCGGCGACGAACGAATCTCTAATCGACTGTCGGGTAGCCACCAGCGTCTCGCCGCTCACCTCGTCAGGGATTTTCATGTTGGCGAGGTCAGTGCTCTGCCCTACGAGTTGCGCCCGCGCCTCCGAGGAGACCGGCAACGCGTTCAGGCGTTCGGCGAGACTGCTGTTGAAAGCGTTCAGCATGAGAACGCCGAAGACCGCAACGGCGAGCAGAGAGGCGGTGCGCGAGACGGCATTGTTGATGCCTGAAGCGACCCCGGCGTGGTGCTCCTCGACAGCGCCCATCACCGTCGTCGTCAGCGGCGCGACGCTCACGGTCATCCCGATGCTCATCACCATCACCGCCGGGAAGAAACTCGTCCAGTAACTACCTGCCTCCGCGCCCGGCAAGGCGAACAGTGCGAACCCGGCGGCGGCGATGACGGGGCCGACTACGAGCGGCAGTTTGGAGCCGTAACGCTCAACCAGTCCGCCCGCCCAGCGCGAGAGCAGAAACATTGTCAGCACGAACGGCAGCAGCGCGGCCCCCGCGGCAGTCGCCGTGTAGCCTTGCACCTGGATGAGATTGAACGGCAGGAAGAAGAGCAGCCCGCCCAACGCGGCATACAGAAAGAGCGTCAACAAATTCGCGCCCGCGAATGTCGGCGAGCGCAAGAGTCCGAGCGGCATCATCGGCTGCTCGTGATGCGCCTCCGCGAACACAAATCCGGCGAGCGCCGCGACGCCGAGGGTGAAACTTGCAATCACGAGCGGGGCAGTCAAGCCGCGCCCGCTCGACTCGATCAGGCCGAAGACGATGCCTCCCAGTCCGACGGTCGTCAACGTCGCGCCCCGCCAGTCCACGCGCCCCTTCGTTTGTTCGTCGCGGCTTTCCGGGACGCGCCGCCAAGCAATCAGCAACACAGCTACGCTCAACGGAATATTGATGAAGAAAATCCAGCGCCACGAAAATCTCTCGACGAGCCAGCCGCCCAGGACGGGTCCGATTCCGGCGGCAATCGCCGTGAACCCCGACCACGTCCCGATGGCCTGCCCGCGCCTCTCTTTGCTGAAACTGGCGCTGATGAGCGCCAGACTTCCCGGCACCAGGAGGGCCGCGCCCACACCCTGCACTCCGCGCGCGACGATGAGTTGGGTTATGTTCGGGGCCAGCCCGCACCAGACCGAGGCTAGCGCAAAGAGCAGCACGCCTGCCGAGAAGACGCGCTTCCGCCCCAGACGGTCGCCGAGTGAGCCCCCGACCAGAATCAGAGCGGCCAGCATCAGGGCGTATGACTCGACGATCCACTGAGCCTCGGCGACGTTCGCGCCGAGTTCTTCTTGCAGCACGGGGAGCGCGACGTTGACCACCGTGCCGTCAATGAACGTGATGCTGGAGCCGAGAATCGCCGCCGCCAGCACCCACCGTCCGGTCGCCTGACCGCAATCCATCACTTCGGGTTGCGAGCGCACAACTGCTTCATCGCATGGTTGTCGAGTGTTACTCAGCATCACATGTTCGCTTGCGCCGCAGAACTCTCCCCTCGACTGAAATTGGAGGGGGCGTTAACCGTGTCCACGGTCTGCCTCCTCGTTGTAATCCAGCCGTGACCACACCACTGCTCACACCGGGTGGTATGAATCGAGCAGGTGTGCGTGCTTCGACTTCGTTTGTGCGTCCATCCAATGCGGATAGGTCACGTACACGACCTCCGTGTCGTCTTCCGCTGCCTCGTAGGCGATCTCCGTGCCCTTAGTGAGGAAAATAACCTCGCCCGCCGTCGCGGTTTTCGCGCCATCGGCAAAACGAACGGTTAGGGCGCCCTTCGTTACGATAAGAGCTTCGT is a genomic window of Gemmatimonadaceae bacterium containing:
- a CDS encoding MFS transporter, which produces MLSNTRQPCDEAVVRSQPEVMDCGQATGRWVLAAAILGSSITFIDGTVVNVALPVLQEELGANVAEAQWIVESYALMLAALILVGGSLGDRLGRKRVFSAGVLLFALASVWCGLAPNITQLIVARGVQGVGAALLVPGSLALISASFSKERRGQAIGTWSGFTAIAAGIGPVLGGWLVERFSWRWIFFINIPLSVAVLLIAWRRVPESRDEQTKGRVDWRGATLTTVGLGGIVFGLIESSGRGLTAPLVIASFTLGVAALAGFVFAEAHHEQPMMPLGLLRSPTFAGANLLTLFLYAALGGLLFFLPFNLIQVQGYTATAAGAALLPFVLTMFLLSRWAGGLVERYGSKLPLVVGPVIAAAGFALFALPGAEAGSYWTSFFPAVMVMSIGMTVSVAPLTTTVMGAVEEHHAGVASGINNAVSRTASLLAVAVFGVLMLNAFNSSLAERLNALPVSSEARAQLVGQSTDLANMKIPDEVSGETLVATRQSIRDSFVAGFRLVAYLAAGLAAASALASWLLIEGKARRETEKTFDDERAPFGRQTTEAQSD